The following proteins come from a genomic window of Diprion similis isolate iyDipSimi1 chromosome 8, iyDipSimi1.1, whole genome shotgun sequence:
- the LOC124409839 gene encoding protein ELYS isoform X2, producing the protein MKELEDTHCEVRKIIEIQASIWDGLNTSGGDDFGQSARSPASRSSDIPLGGFLEDANHAWLSNGPRLVVINTKTGENISSWTFCQKVTAVAQFPKQPGDVLLLLVGLDNGANRVKDSTGMLCIFDCSTSRVLRSIKMPAGIEQVCVMNGGAEWEDFNEKRTHGMLSNSSGIACVALRNLYHIVLDLRRVLWDGDVSYLTTNELSPTEIELSEDRYSFDSKQRCDRGKHRAYNLLNPGIEEFIRFNREEFESSPLYDENLTTTLIYAKKIGCVISGCLGRIIIWQNDGSVGWISASAKNSMAIGHLALLEPADDPRPFYYLWVAYQEETFETAPILKMYALLIERRYCDKESNLHFKIEGEPSLKFELQLEPVDKITNLVSMERTNNYEQSEPTSKKEDASLLLIGLSGKALLFDLNQWYREHLPRNIHNCQNPNTFLCYYQMKSETFNIANDIVLSCAYSPLTLREFPNNGGNSLDELFYPKSLCLDWVELTNSHLRIWMTRGLQWELLRDMAIAGPSILIQPSETFHRCLAAGLVPFNTDCSFDCDQNAQREMLLSLCLEQRWASFLIKCAKEWEDGSVSYLFPMFLRWGAQRASSLKMVADQLCIPLFDQSGSTIGDKEIKLLRFCSQQLECLSNVVARLPIASDDLVKQQRALHRVATHLGVLLWFYDVGLLPETHEVNEEPLPITFSLQIPYPYERLATIYKNKRQQIREITSSSGDRKEELFIDELMTQECQTLRLQWEREGGDITTGGYYPPPSLQSLLRSYLFDCYNQNGSDEMENKHQITIYLLMDLVKLLQGSCPDVDQLIKYPSAFKMSPSLIKLTQAFWLLDHEDYQGFLDTLTGQLVSDSDVKEWHHKLVIRTLMRNNEYKVALIYLRIRKPPLSAICDQSTSISLSVECGLVQTAFHQRPQSHYRQLLTCFFQACKACGKLNEILQLALDPEEEEAFVKFLEENKLEETRLLYYLQRCRYTEAGSAQQFSLSKIHFKNIQSAPLTMVHAYNDTLPDVTKALSLNSGRKFLDENPLPKHLRPMSHKQSSGRSHRVFETVLEKIKETYVRRDNCQIPFISAPCTSLRLKSMKTNSSCVLFPTLAPKTSGKRPRNQMTEDEVQPLSAEKNKRRKLSEETDTPSKSSTSILSAGVALETPLIKRKKPLSFKMEHDMETPHSILKIRQLIQSSTSPPTLTRDSLNQQQDDLFKQQELKPTRQIRFSIGQPLNDSSHEEAAIESSNVTDKDNTSEISEEVFYSPNASGKSQSADSSHSIMSIKGPRARPSLRRSGHLSSSESLIESRDPLNKTDLKARPSNHSLIEQSSLAATPIALPRKSISSVSDHLKLAERSRQLRYSVSPITPYSALNESRYSSSILSSDSSSLSTPAVTSNDGNSNLRARIGSGIEKSSIYSNTGEYKYHTAGRNRMSMETTESRTVTRSLLSKTVITEQLDVNDDDDDDKGDENVVVEVDDFGLDHEPEVCFVVNKLAEEYSPDHQENDQISNEKVDSEEYNNAFKASGTMISKTYEQTKHQSNEEKLGDQDMHFSQNSEESETSDGGNDHPGDLDNDTDDYEPELTALKERGEDEENAECFQSLTNSAASFREPSENEIFINALPVYESRGQDEDSGLQGLSKPSLIENSNITEDESSNDITEVSHKVVNKSHSKPNNWEFLATSHTNAKEFSLSVPNKDMNDSNFTEDESVSSIEHFELIADDSEMEEECDQDLTKKKRLVTTNGERGTQPTEQVADGFISDSLVQNPGYDTKRFDNNKKPTELENPANLSETDSAVSTVLATDIPSSSGAESPRHSSPNTSNQKGKTSENKDREKSKSPRPVRMTRARRASSVTKEVLASTGNTLNLKTPLDVIESSDNFTKLVDESVNETQSISTRKGKRRSASVDKELLSLSRNVEEIQTGKPEIALRRSSRRAASAQREMPTISEISHDSLKNSTLTSISETDFSNDSEPISKKPQRSRKVSHTSQDLDVSLTTRTRRSVSVAKETAPESQGTSKTTRKRGNSVPKEILETSRTRRASSLAKDIITEETTKSPAGNKRPKSSLLVRSTEESALNSPAKNTRSRRTLSQSIPEEKDEEMSNVQTRGRSSSNASDVSTQKKSKERRAASLEPSKSEVKKRTRSTLAKTVVSEETINEEPAEDTEEGKAETTKKTSRKRTDSATSISSDSNMEKLRGGRKARSKSSNSDVFLFSPPDVTSDPPSSQKDIEQVPPYVFSPPHTRSRQPVLSQLQK; encoded by the exons ATGAAAGAGCTGGAGGATACGCATTGtgag GTTCGTAAAATAATAGAAATCCAAGCATCGATATGGGATGGCCTTAACACGTCAGGTGGAGATGATTTTGGACAGTCAGCAAGATCCCCTGCCTCCAGAAGCTCAGATATTCCCCTCGGAGGCTTTTTGGAAGATGCGAATCACGCATGGCTGAGTAATGGTCCACGGCTTGTTGTAATCAACACAAAAACAGGAGAAAACATTAGCTCGTGGACCTTCTGTCAGAAAGTGACGGCTGTTGCACAATTTCCCAAGCAGCCTGGGGACGTTTTATTGCTCTTAGTCGGACTGGACAATGGCGCGAATAGGGTTAAAGATTCTACAGGAATGCTGTGCATTTTTGACTGCTCCACATCCAGAGTTCTCAGATCAATAAAG ATGCCTGCAGGTATAGAGCAGGTGTGCGTGATGAACGGAGGTGCAGAGTGGGAAGACTTCAATGAGAAAAGAACACATGGCATGTTGAGCAACAGTTCCGGAATCGCGTGTGTCGCTTTGCGCAATCTTTATCATATTGTTCTGGATTTGCGCCGTGTATTGTGGGACGGAGATGTATCTTACCTGACAACTAATGAACTATCGCCaactgaaattgaattatctGAAGACAGGTATTCATTCGATTCGAAACAACGTTGTGATAGGGGAAAGCACAGAGCATACAACTTGCTCAATCCTG GCATTGAAGAATTTATAAGATTCAATCGAGAGGAGTTTGAATCATCACCTCTGTATGATGAGAATCTTACCACGACACTAATCTATGCAAAGAAGATTGGCTGTGTGATATCTGGATGTTTAGGGAGAATCATAATTTGGCAAAACGATGGTTCGGTTGGTTGGATAAGTGCTTCTGCTAAAAATAGTATGGCGATCGGTCATTTAGCTCTACTTGAGCCAGCCGACGATCCGAGACCATTTTACTACCTGTGGGTTGCATACCAGGAAGAAACTTTTGAAACAGCTCCTATTCTAAAGATGTATGCACTGCTCATCGAAAGAAGGTATTGTGACAAGGAAAGCAATTTGCATTTCAAGATAGAAGGTGAACCTAGTCTGAAATTTGAGCTACAACTAGAACCTGTTGACAAAATAACGAATTTGGTTTCAATGGAAAGAACGAACAACTATGAGCAAAGTGAACCGACCAGTAAGAAAGAAGATGCGAGCTTATTGCTCATTGGATTGAGCGGGAAAGCCTTATTATTCGATTTAAATCAGTGGTACAGAGAACATTTACCACGAAACATTCATAACTGTCAGAACCCAAATACTTTCCTGTGTTATTATCAGATGAAATCAGAGACGTTTAATATTGCTAACGATATTGTTTTAAGCTGTGCTTACTCTCCTTTAACGTTAAGAGAGTTTCCTAACAATGGAGGAAATTCTCTGGATGAGCTATTCTACCCCAAATCTCTATGTCTTGATTGGGTGGAACTCACAAATAGCCACCTAAGAATTTGGATGACCAGAGGCTTGCAGTGGGAATTACTACGAGACATGGCCATTGCTGGTCCTAGCATTTTGATACAACCCTCAGAAACATTTCATAGGTGCCTTGCTGCTGGATTAGTCCCGTTCAACACCGACTGCTCTTTTGACTGCGATCAAAATGCTCAAAGAGAAATGCTCCTTTCTCTCTGCCTGGAGCAAAGATGGGCATCATTCCTAATCAAATGTGCCAAGGAATGGGAGGATGGAAGCGTATCATATTTATTTCCTATGTTTTTGAGGTGGGGAGCTCAGAGGGCTTCTTCTCTAAAAATGGTAGCTGATCAGCTATGCATTCCACTGTTTGACCAATCCGGTTCAACAATCGGAgacaaagaaatcaaattgttACGGTTTTGTTCACAACAACTTGAATGCTTATCAAACGTAGTCGCCAGATTACCCATCGCTTCAGACGATCTTGTGAAGCAACAGAGAGCCTTACACCGCGTCGCTACTCATCTAGGAGTTCTTCTTTGGTTTTATGATGTCGGACTACTACCTGAAACACATGAAGTCAATGAGGAACCTTTGCCGATCACATTCTCGCTCCAAATACCATATCCATATGAGAGATTAGCAACcatttataaaaacaaacgCCAACAAATTAGAGAGATTACTAGTAGCTCTGGAGATCGTAAGGAAGAATTATTCATCGACGAATTAATGACACAGGAGTGTCAGACATTAAGATTACAATGGGAACGCGAAGGCGGGGATATTACCACAGGAGGATATTATCCTCCTCCATCCTTACAATCGCTTTTGAGAAGTTATCTCTTTGACTGCTATAATCAGAATGGTTCTGACGAAATGGAGAACAAGCATCAAATTACGATTTATTTGCTAATGGATCTGGTTAAACTTTTACAAGGTTCTTGCCCCGATGTTGATCAGTTAATAAAGTACCCATCAGCTTTCAAGATGAGTCCGAGTCTCATAAAATTAACACAAGCCTTCTGGTTACTCGATCATGAAGACTATCAAGGGTTCTTGGACACTCTGACCGGGCAATTGGTATCAGATTCAGATGTTAAAGAGTGGCATCACAAACTTGTAATAAGAACATTGATGCGTAATAACGAATACAAAGTAGCATTGATTTATTTGCGAATAAGAAAACCGCCTCTGTCAGCAATTTGTGATCAGAGTACCAGCATCAGTCTCTCAGTCGAATGTGGTTTGGTTCAAACAGCTTTTCACCAAAGACCACAGTCACACTATAGACAACTGTTAACTTGCTTTTTTCAAGCATGTAAAGCCTGTGGTAAATTGAATGAGATTCTACAGCTTGCTTTGGATCCTGAAGAGGAAGAAGCCTTTGTAAAATTCCTTGAGGAAAATAAGTTGGAAGAAACTCGTTTGTTGTACTATCTACAAAGGTGTCGTTACACCGAAGCAGGAAGTGCTCAACAGTTTAGTCTCtctaaaattcatttcaaaaatattcagtcGGCTCCTTTAACAATGGTTCATGCTTATAATGATACACTACCCGATGTAACAAAGGCTCTGTCATTGAATTCGGGCAGAAAATTCTTAGACGAGAACCCATTACCTAAACACCTAAGGCCAATGTCGCACAAACAGAGCTCCGGCAGGAGTCACAGAGTTTTCGAAACTGTTCTTGAAAAGATCAAAGAGACCTATGTCAGGAGAGATAATTGTCAAATTCCATTTATAAGTGCGCCATGTACTTCTCTAAGATTGAAGAGCATGAAGACAAACTCCAGCTGTGTTCTGTTTCCTACGCTAGCGCCAAAAACATCAGGGAAAAGACCTCGGAATCAAATGACAGAGGACGAAGTACAGCCGCTCAGCGCTGAGAAGaataaacgaagaaaattatcAGAGGAAACAGATACCCCTTCTAAATCTAGTACGAGTATCCTAAGCGCGGGTGTTGCATTAGAAACACCTttaattaaaagaaagaaacccTTATCTTTTAAGATGGAACATGATATGGAAACACCGCATTCTATattaaaaattcgtcaactgATACAAAGCTCTACATCGCCACCAACCTTAACTCGAGATTCACTCAACCAGCAGCAAGATGACTTGTTCAAACAACAAGAACTAAAACCTACCAGACAAATTCGTTTTAGTATCGGACAACCACTCAATGATTCTAGTCACGAGGAGGCAGCTATTGAGTCATCGAATGTCACTGATAAAGATAACACATCGGAAATAAGTGAGGAAGTATTTTACAGTCCCAATGCCAGTGGCAAATCTCAGAGTGCTGATAGCAGTCACAGTATAATGAGTATAAAAGGACCTCGTGCTCGACCTAGTCTAAGGAGAAGTGGTCATTTATCTTCAAGTGAATCACTGATCGAGTCCAGAGATCCTTTAAATAAAACAGACCTCAAGGCTAGACCGTCCAACCACTCACTCATCGAACAATCATCACTGGCTGCTACTCCGATCGCTCTGCCTCGAAAATCTATTTCATCAGTATCAGATCACCTAAAACTTGCAGAACGCTCTCGGCAACTCCGTTACTCTGTGTCTCCGATCACGCCATATTCCGCTTTAAACGAGTCAAGATATTCATCCAGCATATTGTCGTCAGACAGCAGCTCTCTTTCAACACCTGCAGTTACTTCCAATGATGGTAATTCCAATTTGCGCGCACGGATTGGAAGTGGCATAGAGAAATCAAGTATCTATAGCAATACAGGAGAATACAAGTATCACACGGCCGGAAGAAATCGAATGTCTATGGAAACGACTGAATCTAGAACTGTAACTCGTTCTCTCTTATCGAAAACTGTTATCACAGAACAGCTTGAtgttaatgatgatgatgatgatgataaaggAGATGAAAACGTTGTAGTGGAAGTTGATGACTTTGGACTAGATCACGAGCCTGAAGTATGCTTTGTAGTTAATAAGCTAGCCGAGGAATATTCACCTGATCATCAAGAGAATGATCAGATATCAAATGAGAAGGTTGATTCAGAGGAATACAACAATGCATTCAAGGCTAGTGGTACTATGATTTCAAAAACTTACGAACagacgaaacatcaaagtaATGAGGAAAAATTAGGAGATCAGGACatgcatttttctcaaaatagtGAAGAATCTGAAACCAGTGATGGTGGTAATGATCATCCAGGAGACCTCGACAATGATACGGATGATTACGAACCAGAATTAACTGCTTTGAAAGAAAGAGGAGAAGACGAAGAGAATGCAGAATGCTTCCAAAGTTTAACGAATTCTGCTGCCAGTTTCAGGGAACCATCtgagaatgaaatatttataaatgctcTTCCAGTATACGAATCACGAGGCCAAGACGAAGACAGCGGGTTACAGGGACTATCAAAACCCtcattaattgaaaattccaaTATTACTGAGGATGAATCATCTAACGATATAACTGAAGTAAGCCATAAAGTTGTAAATAAATCACACTCGAAACCAAATAATTGGGAATTTTTGGCTACCTCTCATACAAACgccaaagaattttcattatctgTGCCGAACAAAGATATGAACGATTCTAACTTTACTGAGGATGAATCTGTCAGTAGCATCGAACACTTTGAATTGATTGCTGATGATTCGGAAATGGAAGAAGAATGCGACCAAGACTTGACTAAGAAGAAGCGTCTTGTGACAACGAATGGTGAACGAGGAACTCAACCGACAGAACAAGTTGCTGATGGTTTTATATCTGACTCACTTGTTCAAAATCCAGGATATGACACCAAAAGGTTTGACAACAATAAGAAACCTACAGAACTTGAAAACCCAGCTAATCTTAGTGAAACTGATAGTGCGGTGTCAACAGTCCTTGCAACTGATATACCGTCATCGTCAGGTGCGGAAAGTCCAAGACATTCTTCGCCAAATACATCCAACCAAAAAGGTAAGACTTCTGAAAATAAAGAtagagaaaaatcgaaaagtcCAAGACCTGTGCGGATGACCAGGGCTCGAAGAGCATCGTCAGTAACGAAAGAGGTGTTAGCGTCAACTGGAAAcactttaaatttgaaaacaccTCTTGATGTGATAGAATCTTCGGATAACTTTACCAAATTAGTTGATGAATCTGTAAATGAAACTCAGTCCATAAGTAcaagaaaagggaaaagaagaTCAGCTTCAGTAGACAAAGAATTACTATCATTGTCAAGGAATGTGGAAGAAATTCAAACCGGTAAGCCTGAGATAGCATTGCGGAGAAGTTCGAGACGCGCTGCATCAGCACAAAGAGAAATGCCAACCATCTCAGAAATTTCTCATGATAGTCTTAAAAATTCTACCCTTACTTCGATATCTGAGACAGATTTCAGTAACGATTCTGAACCAATTAGCAAGAAACCTCAAAGGTCGCGTAAGGTGAGCCATACTAGTCAGGATCTTGACGTTAGTTTAACCACCAGAACGAGAAGAAGCGTGTCGGTGGCTAAGGAAACAGCACCGGAAAGTCAAGGTACAAGTAAAACAACAAGGAAACGTGGTAATTCTGTACCTAAAGAAATATTAGAAACATCAAGAACCAGACGAGCTTCATCTCTGGCCAAAGATATAATCACTGAAGAAACGACCAAGTCACCCGCTGGAAATAAACGGCCAAAATCATCACTGCTAGTTCGAAGTACTGAAGAGTCAGCTCTTAACAGTCCAGCAAAAAATACTAGAAGTCGCCGTACACTTTCCCAATCCATTCCAGAAGAGAAAGACGAGGAAATGTCAAATGTTCAAACTAGAGGGAGATCGTCATCAAATGCTTCAGACGTTTCAACACAGAAGAAATCAAAAGAGAGGAGAGCAGCTAGCTTGGAACCGTCCAAGTCAGAAGTGAAAAAACGGACTCGAAGTACCCTTGCCAAAACTGTTGTTTCAGAGGAAACAATAAACGAGGAACCTGCTGAGGATACTGAAGAGGGTAAGGCTGAAACAACTAAAAAAACTAGCCGGAAAAGAACGGATTCGGCAACAAGCATTTCTAGTGACAGCAACATGGAAAAGTTGAGAGGTGGAAGAAAAGCTCGATCCAAAAGTAGCAATAGCGatgttttcctcttttctccaCCAGATGTTACATCTGATCCACCAAGTAGTCAAAAAG ACATCGAACAAGTTCCGCCATACGTTTTTTCACCCCCGCATACAAGATCAAGACAACCAGTACTCAGCCAGCTCC aaaaatga